Proteins found in one Oribacterium sp. oral taxon 102 genomic segment:
- a CDS encoding ABC transporter permease: MPKYIVKRVLMAVITAFLVATLTFFVMNMVPGGPFLSEKAVTPQAQAAMEAKYGLDKPLPEQYATYMNGILHGDFGLSLKKRGRTVTQIITTKFPVSARLGGIALIVAVCIGVPLGAVAAFNRGKLVDNILVVLSTAGIAVPSFLSSTLLMYIFTTKLELLPSLGLKTPSSYIMPVMALALYPSFYIARLMRSSMLDVMGQDYMRTARAKGVSTFKSIFKHAMRNAILPVITYLGPLLASLMTGSFIIEKIFNIPGLGSEFVGAITSRDYPMIMGTTIFLAVFIIGMNVIVDIAYAVVDPRIKLR, encoded by the coding sequence ATGCCGAAATACATAGTGAAACGAGTTCTGATGGCGGTCATTACGGCGTTTCTGGTGGCGACGCTTACTTTTTTTGTAATGAATATGGTTCCGGGCGGACCATTCCTTTCCGAGAAGGCGGTCACCCCGCAGGCGCAGGCGGCGATGGAGGCGAAGTACGGGCTGGATAAGCCGCTTCCGGAGCAATATGCTACCTATATGAATGGGATTCTCCACGGTGACTTCGGGCTTTCCCTGAAGAAGAGAGGACGCACCGTGACGCAGATCATCACTACCAAGTTTCCGGTTTCGGCGCGGCTCGGCGGGATCGCGCTGATCGTAGCGGTTTGCATCGGGGTGCCGCTGGGCGCGGTGGCTGCGTTTAACCGCGGCAAGCTCGTCGATAATATCCTGGTGGTGCTCTCCACTGCCGGCATTGCGGTACCGTCCTTCCTGTCAAGTACGCTTCTGATGTATATTTTCACCACGAAGCTGGAGCTGCTGCCGTCGCTGGGGCTGAAGACGCCGTCCAGCTATATCATGCCGGTAATGGCGCTGGCACTCTATCCGAGCTTCTATATTGCCCGCCTGATGCGCTCCTCCATGCTGGATGTGATGGGGCAGGACTATATGCGCACGGCGAGGGCGAAGGGTGTCAGCACCTTCAAGTCCATCTTCAAGCATGCCATGCGGAATGCGATCCTTCCGGTCATTACCTATCTGGGGCCGCTGCTGGCTTCTCTGATGACCGGCTCCTTCATCATTGAGAAGATCTTCAATATCCCGGGGCTGGGCTCCGAATTTGTGGGAGCGATTACCTCGAGAGACTATCCGATGATTATGGGTACGACCATTTTTCTCGCAGTATTTATTATAGGAATGAACGTGATTGTCGATATCGCCTATGCGGTTGTCGACCCGCGGATCAAGCTTCGTTAA
- a CDS encoding ABC transporter permease translates to MEEMKKSNPLSLQLNVDDFVPASVSEKESLVVMRESVSFWKDGIRRFRRNKIAMSALLIVFLIVIACFVVPKFYPYKYEQQIKGSERLAPMQYSKSEQLRLDSGETVFPHLLGTDQNGRDYMIRVLVGGRVSMTVGIVASILILLIGSAYGAIAGYFGGMVDMIMMRVVDIIYTVPDVLIIILLAQTLKFPLESLGATPGFGFIQKLGPNMVSMFIVFALLYWVGMARIVRSQIMVLRQSEYVTAAKALGAKSSRIIGKHLITNCIGTLIVTTTLQIPSSIFTESFLSFLGLGVQAPMPSLGSLASSALNGFQTYPEKLFAPAFLIFVIILSFNLLGDGLRDAFDPKLKQQ, encoded by the coding sequence ATGGAAGAAATGAAGAAGAGTAATCCTCTGAGTTTACAGCTCAACGTGGATGACTTCGTACCGGCATCGGTTTCCGAGAAAGAATCGCTGGTGGTCATGCGGGAATCTGTGAGCTTCTGGAAGGATGGGATCCGGAGATTCCGCAGAAACAAGATCGCCATGTCGGCGCTTCTGATCGTGTTCCTGATCGTCATCGCATGCTTCGTCGTGCCGAAGTTTTACCCCTATAAGTATGAGCAGCAGATCAAGGGCTCGGAGCGGCTCGCGCCGATGCAGTACTCGAAGTCGGAGCAGCTTCGTCTGGACAGCGGCGAGACGGTATTCCCGCATCTTCTGGGAACTGACCAGAACGGACGTGACTATATGATCCGTGTGCTCGTGGGCGGCAGGGTTTCCATGACAGTCGGTATCGTCGCCTCCATTCTGATCCTCCTGATCGGCTCGGCCTACGGCGCCATCGCCGGCTATTTCGGCGGCATGGTCGATATGATTATGATGCGGGTGGTCGACATTATCTATACTGTGCCGGATGTGCTCATCATCATTCTGCTGGCGCAGACGCTGAAGTTCCCGCTGGAGTCCCTCGGCGCGACACCGGGCTTTGGCTTCATCCAGAAGCTGGGACCGAATATGGTGTCCATGTTTATCGTCTTTGCGCTCCTGTATTGGGTTGGCATGGCGCGGATCGTGCGTTCCCAGATCATGGTGCTCCGCCAGAGCGAGTATGTCACGGCAGCGAAGGCGCTGGGGGCGAAGAGCAGCCGTATCATCGGCAAGCATCTGATCACGAACTGCATCGGCACCCTGATCGTGACGACGACGCTGCAGATCCCGAGCTCTATTTTCACAGAGTCCTTCCTGTCCTTCCTCGGTCTGGGCGTGCAGGCGCCGATGCCGTCCCTCGGCTCGCTCGCAAGCTCTGCGCTGAACGGCTTCCAGACCTATCCGGAGAAGCTGTTCGCGCCGGCATTCCTGATCTTCGTCATTATCCTGAGCTTCAATCTGCTCGGAGACGGACTGCGGGATGCCTTCGATCCGAAGCTGAAGCAGCAGTAA
- a CDS encoding N-acetylmuramoyl-L-alanine amidase family protein, whose amino-acid sequence MKRAKKRLLRRTGSALTTAAVLLSLSANAVFAEEAAHTGRQNSVIVSELPRRTEEAEAQYGSGSDGSDENAGELEAGKEAFTAAVSNGDGITKKTERTEENDASATLPENAGEGTRGESMEENAAEKTETAEELSEPAKDETAEKQSGEKRLDLTALLSEQGQLLPKQLDASLFALPALPAAEKQTPEVFGEVLAGSVSGVPVFRVTVDKKYREWLKAIDAVSVNGVSYRKNANINNYWPGSHEWYAEANGINYDTQSHEDFLRFTNDLRGMTTFRISAKGYEDVLLQLTKGADGSYTAALAEEDTSAKPEQKKPAPTEFGELMEYSVPLGSVRIFRLMVNKTDKDWFQAISAVSVNGESYDQFTGINSYPSGKQWNNGLSFNYSTYNYEYKLFLTNDMEDTTTFRISAEGYEDVLLQLTKGADGRYTAVLAEEDTSAEPEEPEEKDTRTLYVKLEGSFESAIVNQTDYDGVSSATGMATSSKNSNAKVYVARTEKDSESGEESEKQWSVMGLDNKNGINIQKVEVFIRPDTSKPGMTGDMDSGMEDGVNTSLGDSITLQGTPKTPGFYLVSVRVTDEVGRSAESNALPFRIYSGEEKLSEQLSESAMRSEPNFERAQDGKYMWKYMEPWSIRNFGSNVDEESESVRVPAELKLWSGSGEGGPYADIGYDLDWQSVEVGEIPQTLYIPRGAKLTMQNVRVRSSVRIIVEEGGRLDLRRSTVEGRIIVQSGGIFTMNYSGGKFSTGAILNGQMELEDGAIVENAAIVSHTNYLANGERTDRDNAEPVVVAKGSVLVRGQVFIKGDEAGSKDGIGQTALRVTERSTVTLQDNAVLAVYGGAAKVTLNGKGGTALELQNGTVEGRGKLIAVGGKPFWGEGGDAVSGKGLLATEEAFLQGSTASDAMSKRPGLAVNNAAAGDVRLVSPRYHAKNGSIVNVTMIDDANDPLGEDMYWDLSKGTAPVLSLYKTTETQGIEELKQPENGGKTEKLKQLENGGKTEEPKQPENGGTQSGGGNSGRRSGGSGGTRRILRSVQPESRGAVLGAVRTENTASDACWIRQGEDWYLRSGNGSNLSGWITKNGSWYYLSPRDGRLLTGWQFVGGKWYLLAADGKMQTGWQRQDGKWYFLSESGALLLGTVTPDGYKVDQSGAWVE is encoded by the coding sequence ATGAAGAGAGCGAAGAAGAGACTGCTGCGGAGAACCGGCTCTGCGCTGACCACGGCGGCAGTGCTGCTGTCCCTGTCCGCAAATGCCGTATTTGCGGAGGAGGCAGCGCATACAGGAAGGCAGAATAGTGTGATCGTATCAGAGCTTCCGAGGAGAACGGAGGAAGCAGAGGCGCAGTACGGAAGCGGCAGCGATGGCTCGGACGAAAATGCAGGGGAGCTCGAAGCCGGAAAGGAGGCGTTCACTGCCGCCGTTTCGAACGGAGACGGCATAACGAAGAAGACCGAAAGGACAGAAGAAAATGACGCTTCGGCCACGTTGCCGGAGAATGCGGGAGAAGGCACACGCGGCGAGAGCATGGAGGAGAATGCTGCGGAAAAGACGGAGACAGCAGAGGAGTTGTCGGAGCCTGCGAAGGACGAGACGGCGGAGAAGCAGTCCGGAGAGAAGCGCCTTGACCTTACAGCGCTTCTGTCAGAGCAGGGACAGCTTCTGCCGAAGCAGCTCGACGCGAGCCTCTTCGCGCTGCCGGCACTGCCGGCCGCGGAGAAGCAGACGCCAGAGGTGTTCGGAGAGGTACTGGCGGGCAGCGTCAGCGGCGTACCCGTGTTCCGTGTTACGGTAGACAAGAAATACAGAGAATGGCTCAAGGCAATCGACGCAGTTTCCGTGAACGGGGTATCGTATCGGAAGAATGCAAATATCAATAATTATTGGCCGGGAAGCCATGAGTGGTATGCAGAGGCGAACGGCATAAATTATGACACCCAAAGCCACGAGGATTTCCTGCGCTTTACCAATGACCTGAGGGGAATGACCACCTTCCGGATCAGCGCGAAGGGCTATGAGGATGTGCTTCTGCAGCTCACGAAGGGAGCGGACGGCAGCTATACGGCAGCGCTCGCGGAGGAGGATACATCGGCGAAACCGGAGCAGAAGAAGCCGGCCCCCACAGAGTTTGGTGAACTGATGGAGTATTCGGTACCTCTGGGCAGTGTCAGAATTTTCCGGCTTATGGTGAATAAGACGGACAAGGACTGGTTTCAGGCGATCAGCGCGGTTTCCGTGAATGGAGAGAGCTACGATCAATTCACAGGAATCAACAGCTATCCGAGCGGGAAGCAGTGGAATAATGGGCTAAGCTTCAATTATTCTACATACAACTATGAATATAAGCTCTTCCTTACCAACGACATGGAGGACACGACCACCTTCCGGATCAGCGCGGAGGGCTATGAGGATGTGCTCCTGCAGCTTACGAAGGGAGCGGACGGCAGGTACACGGCAGTGCTCGCAGAGGAGGATACATCGGCGGAACCGGAAGAGCCGGAGGAGAAGGACACGAGGACGCTCTATGTGAAGCTCGAGGGCAGCTTCGAGTCCGCGATCGTGAACCAGACGGACTACGACGGAGTGTCCTCCGCGACCGGCATGGCGACGAGCAGCAAAAACAGCAATGCGAAGGTCTATGTCGCACGGACGGAGAAGGACAGCGAGAGCGGGGAGGAATCCGAGAAGCAGTGGTCTGTCATGGGGCTCGATAACAAAAACGGCATCAATATCCAGAAGGTCGAGGTCTTTATCCGCCCCGACACATCGAAGCCCGGCATGACAGGGGATATGGACAGTGGTATGGAGGATGGTGTGAATACCTCCCTCGGAGACAGCATTACCCTGCAGGGCACGCCGAAGACACCGGGCTTCTACCTCGTCTCTGTCAGAGTGACGGATGAGGTCGGCAGAAGCGCGGAGAGCAATGCGCTTCCGTTCCGGATCTACAGTGGAGAGGAGAAGCTCTCCGAACAGCTCTCGGAGAGCGCGATGCGGTCGGAGCCGAACTTCGAGAGAGCGCAGGACGGGAAGTATATGTGGAAGTATATGGAGCCGTGGAGTATCCGGAATTTCGGCTCCAATGTAGACGAGGAAAGCGAGAGCGTCCGGGTACCGGCGGAGCTGAAGCTCTGGTCGGGATCCGGCGAGGGCGGTCCCTACGCAGACATCGGCTATGATTTAGACTGGCAGAGCGTGGAGGTGGGAGAGATCCCGCAGACGCTCTATATCCCGAGGGGCGCGAAGCTTACGATGCAGAACGTACGGGTGCGCAGCAGCGTTCGTATCATTGTAGAGGAGGGCGGCAGGCTGGATCTCCGCCGCTCTACCGTAGAGGGCAGGATCATCGTACAGTCCGGCGGCATCTTCACGATGAACTACAGCGGCGGGAAGTTCTCGACCGGTGCGATCCTGAACGGACAGATGGAGCTAGAGGACGGCGCGATCGTAGAAAATGCAGCGATCGTCTCCCATACGAACTACCTCGCGAATGGAGAGCGTACCGACCGTGACAATGCGGAGCCTGTAGTAGTGGCGAAGGGCAGTGTTTTGGTTCGGGGGCAGGTCTTCATCAAGGGCGATGAGGCAGGCAGCAAGGACGGCATCGGACAGACCGCGCTCCGTGTGACAGAGAGAAGCACTGTGACGCTTCAGGACAATGCGGTGCTCGCCGTATACGGCGGCGCGGCGAAAGTCACACTGAACGGCAAGGGCGGAACGGCGTTGGAGTTGCAGAACGGCACAGTAGAAGGCAGGGGCAAGCTGATTGCTGTCGGCGGCAAGCCCTTCTGGGGCGAGGGCGGAGACGCCGTGAGCGGAAAGGGACTCCTCGCGACAGAAGAAGCCTTCCTGCAGGGCAGTACTGCTTCGGACGCGATGTCGAAGCGCCCGGGCCTCGCAGTAAACAATGCGGCAGCCGGGGATGTACGCCTCGTAAGCCCGAGGTATCATGCAAAGAATGGCAGCATCGTGAATGTCACGATGATCGACGACGCAAATGATCCGCTCGGCGAGGACATGTATTGGGATCTCTCGAAGGGAACCGCGCCGGTGCTCAGCCTCTACAAGACGACCGAGACACAGGGAATCGAGGAGCTGAAGCAGCCGGAGAACGGCGGTAAGACGGAGAAGCTGAAGCAGCTGGAGAACGGCGGCAAGACCGAAGAGCCGAAGCAGCCGGAGAATGGCGGAACGCAGTCCGGCGGGGGAAACAGCGGCAGACGGAGCGGCGGCAGTGGCGGAACACGCAGAATTCTCCGCTCGGTACAGCCGGAGAGCAGGGGCGCCGTTCTCGGCGCAGTCAGGACGGAGAATACGGCATCGGATGCATGCTGGATCCGGCAGGGAGAGGACTGGTATCTCCGCTCCGGAAACGGCAGTAATCTGAGCGGCTGGATCACGAAGAACGGCAGCTGGTACTATCTGAGCCCGCGTGACGGCAGGCTGCTGACCGGCTGGCAGTTTGTCGGCGGTAAGTGGTATCTCCTCGCAGCAGATGGGAAGATGCAGACCGGCTGGCAGCGGCAGGACGGCAAGTGGTACTTCCTCTCGGAGAGCGGCGCGCTCCTCCTCGGCACGGTGACGCCGGACGGCTACAAGGTAGATCAGAGCGGCGCGTGGGTAGAGTAA
- a CDS encoding [FeFe] hydrogenase, group A, with translation MVNCIIDGKQVSVPERTTILQAALDAGIRIPTLCFLKDINEIAACRICVVEVEGYERLLTACNNTVAEGMVVHTNSRKARAARKINVELILSQHNTNCAICVRSGNCMLQTVANDLNIMEVPFEKQLPQEKGSKTFPLIRDYDKCIKCMRCIQVCDHIQGSNIWDVVNTGSKTTVDVRDVYRLENSKCALCGQCITHCPVGALRERDDTDRVLDALEDPDKIVVAQIAPAIRTAWGEAFGLSPERASMKRLASALKLMGFDYVFDTDFSADLTIMEEASEFLHIIKNGDRERLPLFTSCCPGWVRYLKGHFPEYTAQLSSAKSPQQMFGAVTKSYFAERLGVDPARLVCVSFMPCVAKKAECEYPTMQRAGIRDVDIVLTTRELNRLIRSEHIVAAEIPEAELDSPFPNGSGAGNIFGATGGVMEAALRSAHYFVTGENPDPDAFREVRGMDGWREAELTIDGIPLRIAVVSGLANAGKLLSYLRQGRVHYDFVEVMACPGGCVGGGGQPIHPQQEMAADRAPVLYAQDSADALRFSHENPAIREIYRDYLGEPLSERAEELLHTDHFGWEVGI, from the coding sequence ATGGTAAACTGCATCATCGACGGAAAGCAGGTATCGGTTCCGGAGAGAACCACGATATTGCAGGCGGCGCTGGACGCCGGAATCCGCATTCCGACGCTTTGCTTCCTGAAGGACATCAACGAAATCGCGGCATGCCGTATCTGCGTGGTCGAGGTCGAGGGCTATGAGCGTCTGCTCACGGCGTGCAACAATACCGTCGCGGAGGGGATGGTGGTGCATACCAATTCCCGCAAGGCACGCGCCGCACGGAAGATCAATGTCGAGCTGATTCTCTCGCAGCACAATACCAACTGCGCGATTTGTGTGCGCTCCGGGAATTGTATGCTGCAGACGGTAGCGAACGATCTGAATATCATGGAGGTGCCGTTTGAGAAGCAGCTTCCGCAGGAGAAGGGCTCGAAGACCTTCCCGCTGATCCGGGACTATGATAAATGCATCAAGTGCATGCGCTGCATCCAGGTCTGCGACCATATTCAGGGCTCGAATATCTGGGATGTGGTGAACACCGGCTCCAAGACCACAGTGGATGTGCGGGATGTTTACCGCCTGGAGAACTCGAAGTGCGCACTCTGCGGACAATGCATCACACACTGCCCGGTGGGGGCGCTCCGGGAGCGGGACGATACGGACAGAGTGCTGGATGCGCTGGAGGATCCGGACAAGATCGTGGTGGCACAGATCGCGCCTGCAATCCGGACGGCGTGGGGAGAGGCATTCGGACTCAGTCCTGAACGGGCGAGCATGAAGCGCCTTGCCTCTGCGCTGAAGCTCATGGGCTTCGACTATGTCTTCGATACGGATTTTTCCGCGGATCTCACGATCATGGAGGAAGCGAGCGAGTTCCTTCATATAATAAAAAACGGCGACAGGGAGAGGCTTCCGCTCTTTACGAGCTGCTGCCCGGGCTGGGTTCGCTATCTGAAGGGGCACTTCCCGGAGTATACGGCGCAGCTTTCGAGCGCGAAGTCACCGCAGCAGATGTTCGGTGCGGTGACGAAGAGCTATTTCGCGGAGCGGCTGGGAGTAGATCCTGCGCGGCTGGTCTGCGTTTCCTTCATGCCCTGTGTCGCGAAAAAGGCGGAATGCGAGTACCCGACGATGCAGAGGGCGGGGATCAGGGATGTCGATATCGTCCTGACGACCCGGGAATTGAACCGCCTGATTCGTTCGGAGCATATCGTGGCGGCGGAGATCCCGGAGGCAGAGCTGGACAGCCCCTTCCCGAACGGCTCCGGAGCAGGCAATATCTTCGGCGCGACCGGCGGCGTAATGGAGGCGGCGCTCCGCTCTGCACATTACTTCGTGACCGGCGAGAATCCGGATCCCGATGCCTTTCGGGAGGTCCGGGGGATGGACGGCTGGAGAGAGGCTGAGCTTACGATAGACGGCATCCCGCTTCGGATCGCTGTGGTCAGCGGGCTCGCCAATGCCGGGAAGCTTCTGAGCTATCTCCGGCAGGGGAGAGTACACTATGATTTCGTCGAGGTGATGGCATGTCCGGGCGGCTGTGTCGGCGGCGGCGGGCAGCCGATTCATCCGCAGCAGGAGATGGCGGCGGACAGAGCGCCGGTGCTGTATGCGCAGGACAGCGCGGATGCGCTCCGCTTCTCTCATGAGAATCCGGCGATCCGGGAGATTTATCGGGACTACCTCGGAGAGCCGCTCTCCGAACGTGCGGAGGAGCTTCTGCATACCGATCATTTCGGCTGGGAGGTCGGGATTTAG
- a CDS encoding NAD(P)-binding protein, with protein MSRLSIVTQNHAQQTVEELYKDLERRIQASQPGLCPVDLTEAFLHLCHAQSCGKCVPCRVGLGQLEGLIEQIMEGKAELSSIRLLEKTAESIYYSADCAIGSEAARMVLKGIRGFREDFEEHILHGRCSALQSQPVPCVSQCPAHVDVPGYLALIHEGRYQDAVQLIRKDNPLPASCGLICEHPCELRCRRTMVDAPINIRGLKRFAVEQEGEIPAPKRMEPTGKRVAIVGGGPSGLSAAYYLSIMGHEVTVYEQRRQLGGMLRYGIPAYRLPREYLNHEIEGMKKAGFRTITDCAIGKDISLPELRRDYDAIYVSIGAHTDRKLGIEGEDAGGVISAVELLRAIGDDAYPDFRGMRIVVVGGGNVAMDVARSAIRLGAVSVKVAYRRRKDDMTALPEEVEGAIADGCEIVELAAPVRIEKHADGSCRSLIVQPQLVGEIRSRRPEPVPAGKPELEIPADRILVAVGQGIDYRDIAEAAGIPIERGRIRALDTSMVEETEGIFAGGDCVTGPATVIRAIAAGKVAAANIDEYLGFFHEIESEVELPPIRFDDRIPMGRINMQERPAAERRCDFRLMECGMTEEEARQESGRCLHCDHFGYGIFKGGREAKW; from the coding sequence ATGAGCAGGTTGAGCATCGTGACACAAAACCATGCGCAGCAAACCGTGGAGGAGCTCTACAAGGATCTCGAGCGAAGGATTCAGGCCTCGCAGCCGGGACTATGCCCTGTGGATCTCACGGAGGCGTTTCTGCACCTCTGCCACGCACAGTCCTGCGGAAAATGCGTGCCGTGCAGGGTCGGTCTGGGACAGCTCGAGGGATTGATCGAGCAGATCATGGAGGGAAAGGCGGAGCTTTCCAGCATCCGCCTTCTGGAGAAGACGGCGGAATCCATTTACTATTCCGCGGACTGTGCCATCGGCTCCGAGGCAGCGCGGATGGTGCTGAAGGGGATCCGAGGCTTCCGGGAGGACTTTGAGGAGCATATCCTGCATGGACGATGCTCTGCCCTGCAGAGCCAGCCGGTACCCTGCGTTTCCCAGTGTCCGGCGCACGTGGATGTGCCGGGGTATCTCGCACTGATTCACGAGGGACGGTATCAGGACGCGGTACAGCTGATCCGGAAGGACAATCCGCTTCCCGCGAGCTGCGGGCTGATCTGCGAGCACCCCTGCGAGCTCAGATGCCGCAGAACCATGGTGGATGCACCGATCAATATCCGAGGGCTGAAGCGCTTCGCCGTGGAGCAGGAGGGAGAAATCCCCGCACCGAAGCGGATGGAGCCGACCGGGAAGCGCGTCGCGATCGTGGGCGGCGGCCCGTCCGGGCTGAGCGCAGCGTATTATCTCAGCATCATGGGACATGAGGTCACGGTATATGAGCAGCGCAGGCAGCTCGGCGGGATGCTCCGTTACGGCATCCCCGCCTATCGATTGCCGAGGGAATATCTGAATCATGAGATTGAGGGAATGAAAAAGGCAGGCTTCCGGACGATCACGGACTGCGCAATCGGAAAGGATATCAGTCTTCCGGAGCTTCGGAGGGACTATGACGCCATCTATGTTTCGATCGGCGCGCATACCGACCGGAAGCTGGGAATCGAGGGAGAGGACGCGGGAGGCGTGATCTCCGCAGTAGAGCTGCTCCGTGCGATCGGAGACGATGCTTATCCGGATTTCCGCGGCATGAGAATAGTGGTCGTGGGCGGCGGAAATGTCGCGATGGATGTCGCCCGCTCTGCGATCCGTCTCGGCGCGGTGTCGGTCAAGGTAGCGTACCGCAGGAGAAAGGACGATATGACGGCGCTGCCGGAGGAGGTGGAGGGCGCGATCGCAGACGGCTGCGAGATCGTCGAACTCGCAGCACCGGTTCGGATCGAGAAGCATGCGGATGGAAGCTGCCGGAGCCTGATCGTGCAGCCGCAGCTTGTCGGAGAAATCCGGAGCCGCCGCCCGGAGCCGGTTCCGGCAGGGAAGCCGGAGCTCGAGATCCCGGCGGATCGTATTCTTGTTGCGGTAGGACAGGGCATCGACTACAGAGACATTGCGGAGGCTGCCGGCATTCCGATCGAGAGAGGCAGAATTCGTGCGCTGGATACCTCCATGGTGGAGGAGACGGAGGGAATCTTCGCCGGAGGAGACTGTGTGACAGGGCCGGCAACGGTGATCCGCGCGATCGCCGCAGGCAAGGTTGCTGCGGCGAATATCGACGAATACCTCGGCTTTTTCCATGAAATCGAATCGGAGGTGGAGCTTCCGCCGATCCGCTTCGACGACCGTATCCCGATGGGACGGATCAATATGCAGGAGAGGCCCGCTGCGGAGCGCCGCTGCGACTTCCGGCTGATGGAATGCGGGATGACGGAGGAAGAGGCGCGGCAGGAGAGCGGGAGGTGTCTGCACTGCGACCATTTCGGCTATGGGATCTTCAAAGGAGGGAGGGAAGCAAAATGGTAA
- a CDS encoding ATP-binding protein, translated as MKSRFGDIRSHLNSMMPVFFGIAFLLILYIDVRSFRHYRAAMIAQEQQQLLMIAKTVGNHLENAVQQELSEIELYFGGLEDAGVEEEAEQLRHAALYFAKQNGDAFHGILLYDRIQGTVPYSSMQPSGTAAALRRAGEATEEAEAGTAEILGKELADSGWYEMLLRYRLRNSPYDILFSANLNYLYETIVSPVKIGRNGYSVVKDKDLAIIMHHARSQIGMDAVYDRAERYPELNLTSLRAWIDRQKEEEEGSGILDSYVWDSEALEPVERIVAFTKIHFQGECWIVNSTLPMQELSGPLGSMVLMIAAFTGIYFLLLLIAAVFLTGSRYQAEAQRQEIRYLRELNQGMEVISRQKEEIRHYQRVQSLGMMASHIAHEFNNFLTPVLVYAELLEGDETISPENREMLREITGAVNRASKLSHDLLAFARQDSGSKLRLLNMTEETRAASEVVRQLCPEELRFTAVLTEEPLPVMGRDGMLQHILLNLSKNAFQAMEKTTRKELEIRLMREGDWAVLTVRDTGCGISEDARARIFEPFYTTKGSRQGTGLGLSVIQNVMNSLGGRIELESGRMQGSLFRLYFPIEEADPGRRMLRIRRISVVSERQEMEEKLRRWNREHPKYAFTLYRHPAALLSALQGNRAETDMVLSDYRLDSMSGIELLEMVRRLNDGIRLLLCTEEPGEDLQWYVNNGIIDRILRQEEFEEVLQEE; from the coding sequence CTGATGATTGCGAAAACGGTAGGAAATCATCTGGAGAATGCCGTGCAGCAGGAGCTCTCGGAGATCGAGCTCTATTTCGGGGGACTGGAGGATGCGGGGGTAGAAGAGGAAGCAGAGCAGCTGCGTCACGCTGCTCTATATTTTGCAAAACAGAATGGGGATGCCTTCCATGGCATCCTGCTCTATGACCGCATACAGGGAACCGTGCCGTATTCGAGTATGCAGCCCTCCGGAACAGCGGCGGCGCTTCGCCGTGCAGGAGAAGCAACGGAGGAGGCAGAGGCGGGCACGGCGGAGATTCTCGGCAAGGAGCTCGCCGATTCCGGCTGGTATGAGATGCTGCTTCGCTATCGCCTTCGCAATTCTCCTTACGATATCCTTTTTTCGGCTAATCTGAATTATCTTTATGAAACCATCGTTTCGCCGGTGAAGATCGGACGGAACGGCTATTCTGTCGTGAAGGACAAGGATCTCGCGATTATCATGCATCATGCGAGGAGCCAGATCGGCATGGATGCGGTCTACGACAGAGCAGAGCGCTATCCGGAGCTGAATCTCACGAGCCTCCGTGCATGGATCGACAGACAGAAAGAGGAGGAAGAGGGCAGTGGCATCCTCGACAGCTATGTCTGGGACAGTGAGGCGCTGGAGCCGGTAGAACGGATCGTCGCCTTTACGAAGATCCATTTTCAGGGGGAATGCTGGATCGTGAATTCGACGCTGCCGATGCAGGAGCTTTCCGGACCGCTCGGCTCCATGGTTCTGATGATTGCGGCTTTTACCGGCATCTATTTCCTGCTGCTTCTGATCGCGGCGGTTTTTCTCACGGGCAGCCGCTATCAGGCGGAGGCGCAGCGGCAGGAGATCCGCTATCTTCGGGAGCTGAATCAGGGAATGGAGGTCATTTCCAGACAGAAGGAGGAAATCCGGCATTACCAGAGAGTGCAGTCTCTGGGAATGATGGCGAGCCATATCGCGCATGAATTCAATAACTTTCTGACGCCGGTGCTGGTTTATGCGGAGCTTCTGGAGGGGGATGAGACGATCTCCCCGGAAAATCGTGAAATGCTCCGGGAGATTACGGGTGCGGTGAACCGCGCCTCGAAGCTCTCCCATGATCTGCTTGCCTTCGCACGGCAGGACTCCGGTTCGAAGCTCCGGCTTCTGAATATGACGGAGGAGACGCGGGCGGCTTCGGAGGTTGTGCGGCAGCTCTGCCCGGAGGAGCTTCGTTTCACGGCAGTGCTCACGGAGGAGCCGCTGCCTGTCATGGGCAGGGATGGAATGCTGCAGCACATCCTGCTGAACCTTTCGAAGAATGCCTTTCAGGCGATGGAGAAAACGACGCGGAAGGAGCTCGAGATCCGGCTCATGCGGGAGGGGGACTGGGCGGTGCTGACGGTAAGGGATACGGGCTGCGGGATTTCCGAGGACGCGAGGGCGCGGATTTTCGAGCCCTTCTATACGACGAAGGGCAGCCGGCAGGGCACAGGGCTTGGGCTTTCTGTCATTCAGAATGTGATGAATTCGCTGGGCGGACGGATCGAGCTGGAGAGCGGCAGGATGCAGGGGAGTCTGTTCCGGCTCTATTTCCCGATCGAAGAGGCGGATCCGGGACGTCGAATGCTCCGGATCCGGCGGATCTCTGTAGTCAGCGAGAGACAGGAAATGGAGGAGAAGCTGCGGAGATGGAACCGGGAGCATCCGAAGTATGCCTTTACGCTCTACCGCCATCCGGCGGCGCTGCTCAGTGCCCTGCAAGGAAACAGGGCGGAGACGGATATGGTGCTTTCAGACTATCGGCTGGATTCGATGAGCGGAATCGAGCTGCTGGAAATGGTGCGCCGCCTGAATGACGGGATTCGACTCCTGCTCTGCACGGAGGAGCCGGGAGAGGATCTTCAGTGGTATGTGAACAACGGGATCATCGATCGTATCCTCCGGCAGGAGGAGTTTGAGGAGGTATTGCAGGAGGAATAG